From bacterium, a single genomic window includes:
- a CDS encoding gliding motility-associated C-terminal domain-containing protein: MKKLVCLVLGLILLGLGGSKAYAIPEVSQIKADTEAHLKDPRKHPGDITLTFDLSDTEEGGPYDLEVQYRGGPQAGALGWQQATLEEGSSDSPGLLTNVEAGHCTLTWQSSINEGGASGHDYIIRITPYDPPNTNPGISSQSDTFSLNNQYLKSIRITKATGVAELELHGTKIEIIPGAFAGWFSTESEDVILTVKEIIKGSTEWAELREKEEGLEITDDALPSYIGDVLDDTYREFRITRNSNYIDWKIAFTSDYLIMTIPYTDVAVHEIEKEFRIYGLITDGWVRPERLPGVMPTEGQFIDTENNLVTAAIPSQFYLVPYYRIGVIYVPDFRNVVVYPNPYKPYDGQIRTGDATTGIVFINLPEAHNQIKIYNLAGELVRESPTTWVSWTWDAKNNGGEWVESGVYFYVITNERGEVKTGKLAVIR, encoded by the coding sequence ATGAAAAAGTTAGTCTGTCTGGTTTTGGGATTAATTCTATTAGGCTTAGGAGGGAGTAAAGCTTACGCCATACCCGAGGTTAGCCAAATAAAAGCTGACACTGAGGCTCACCTTAAAGACCCCAGAAAGCATCCGGGAGATATTACCCTTACCTTTGATCTGTCCGATACGGAAGAAGGAGGGCCTTACGACCTGGAGGTGCAATATCGAGGGGGGCCTCAAGCCGGCGCCCTGGGTTGGCAGCAGGCTACTTTAGAAGAAGGCTCCTCGGACTCGCCCGGCCTCCTCACCAACGTTGAGGCCGGTCATTGCACTTTAACCTGGCAGAGCAGTATAAACGAGGGTGGCGCCTCCGGCCATGACTACATCATTAGGATTACTCCTTACGACCCCCCCAATACCAACCCCGGGATCTCCTCTCAGTCCGATACCTTTTCTCTGAACAACCAGTATCTAAAATCAATCCGTATAACTAAAGCCACCGGAGTGGCCGAGCTGGAACTTCACGGCACCAAGATCGAAATTATACCAGGGGCCTTTGCCGGGTGGTTTAGCACTGAAAGTGAAGATGTAATACTCACCGTCAAGGAGATTATCAAGGGTTCTACTGAATGGGCTGAATTGCGAGAAAAAGAAGAAGGACTCGAGATAACGGATGATGCTCTACCTTCCTATATTGGGGATGTCCTGGATGATACCTACCGGGAGTTCCGCATTACCAGGAACAGTAATTATATCGACTGGAAGATTGCTTTTACTTCTGACTATCTCATTATGACTATTCCATATACTGATGTGGCGGTGCATGAAATTGAAAAAGAATTTCGAATATACGGATTAATAACTGACGGCTGGGTAAGGCCGGAAAGGTTGCCGGGGGTGATGCCTACTGAAGGGCAGTTTATCGATACCGAGAATAATCTGGTTACCGCCGCTATCCCCAGCCAGTTTTATCTTGTGCCTTATTATCGAATCGGGGTTATCTACGTCCCTGACTTCCGAAACGTAGTGGTCTACCCTAATCCTTATAAACCTTACGATGGACAAATCAGGACAGGTGACGCCACGACCGGGATTGTCTTTATCAATCTGCCTGAAGCCCACAATCAGATTAAGATATACAATCTGGCCGGCGAGTTAGTGCGGGAATCTCCAACTACCTGGGTAAGCTGGACGTGGGATGCTAAAAACAACGGCGGAGAATGGGTCGAGAGTGGGGTCTATTTCTATGTGATTACTAATGAGCGGGGGGAAGTGAAGACTGGGAAGCTGGCTGTCATCAGATAG
- a CDS encoding PorV/PorQ family protein, whose product MAQELFDGQWGEPMNTMNTMEYKGYMAKRRAVRSKILLVVTLSLIYLVCLANPAQAGEKFVSTTMATFLKLPVGARPTALGGAFTGAADDANALAVNPAGLSQLNYRQVIVSHHEWFLDNAYEYLGIVHPVPFGRLGTAGLSILYLNLGDFEGTYYRDAEAGIKAGQPAGDFTASNLSVTLSYSWQMRNDTLAGLRLAFLRERLEEETANGMSLDIGVLHRLNLVPGLIIGITVKNMGPSIEFISRKGPLPFTIQAGASYRALGDDLLLTMDIVEPIDNEVGLHLGAEYRLFDTFIRVGYRKSDLGPGVTGGLGFKLTENYRLDYAYIPFEDLGRTHALSLLAKF is encoded by the coding sequence ATGGCTCAGGAGCTTTTTGATGGACAGTGGGGTGAACCCATGAATACGATGAATACGATGGAATACAAGGGCTATATGGCAAAGAGGAGAGCTGTTAGAAGCAAGATATTATTAGTGGTTACCCTATCCTTGATCTATCTTGTCTGCCTGGCCAACCCGGCTCAGGCAGGAGAGAAATTTGTCAGCACCACGATGGCTACTTTTCTCAAGCTGCCGGTGGGCGCCAGACCGACGGCTTTAGGGGGGGCCTTCACCGGTGCAGCCGATGATGCCAATGCCCTGGCGGTAAATCCGGCCGGACTTTCTCAGCTTAACTACCGTCAGGTGATAGTCAGCCACCACGAGTGGTTTCTGGACAACGCCTATGAGTATTTAGGCATTGTCCATCCTGTCCCCTTTGGCCGGCTGGGAACAGCCGGTCTAAGCATCCTTTATCTCAATCTGGGAGATTTTGAAGGCACATATTACCGGGATGCTGAAGCGGGGATCAAGGCCGGTCAACCAGCCGGTGATTTTACCGCCTCAAACCTTTCAGTAACCCTGTCCTATAGCTGGCAAATGCGAAACGATACCCTGGCCGGCTTGAGATTGGCCTTTTTGAGAGAAAGATTGGAAGAGGAGACAGCCAATGGGATGAGCCTTGACATAGGAGTGCTCCACCGGCTTAATCTTGTGCCTGGCCTGATTATTGGGATTACCGTAAAAAATATGGGACCCTCGATAGAATTCATCTCCAGAAAAGGCCCCCTCCCCTTTACAATCCAGGCAGGCGCCTCCTATCGGGCCCTGGGAGACGATCTCCTCCTTACGATGGATATTGTCGAACCGATTGATAATGAAGTAGGCCTTCATCTGGGCGCTGAATATCGCCTTTTTGACACCTTCATCCGGGTAGGCTATAGAAAAAGCGATCTTGGTCCTGGAGTAACTGGTGGGCTGGGATTTAAGTTGACTGAAAATTACCGCTTGGACTATGCTTATATCCCCTTTGAGGACCTCGGTCGAACTCACGCCCTTTCCCTCCTGGCTAAGTTTTAA
- a CDS encoding nucleotidyl transferase AbiEii/AbiGii toxin family protein, with protein sequence MFEETLIKGAKDILALLGRSGILKDAYLAGGTAAALQLGHRISIDFDFFTMKEFVPKSFSAELSKLGVFDEEQANKGTVLGKIEGIKFSLFIYKYPLIFSPLKYLSLNIADIRDIAAMKIDAVATRGAKRDFIDLYYICKSGYELATILDFYNKKYGKLASNLIHIQKSLVFFNEAESEEIPRMLKEVKWKEVKKYFESEVKKLSGSLVSSKPRHQTTNNFA encoded by the coding sequence ATGTTTGAAGAAACCCTCATCAAAGGAGCCAAGGACATTCTGGCCTTATTAGGTCGTTCAGGTATTTTGAAAGATGCTTATTTGGCCGGTGGTACAGCGGCGGCTCTCCAATTAGGGCACCGTATCTCGATAGATTTTGACTTTTTTACCATGAAGGAATTTGTGCCCAAAAGTTTTTCGGCTGAACTGTCAAAATTAGGTGTATTTGATGAAGAGCAGGCCAATAAAGGGACGGTTTTAGGCAAAATTGAGGGGATAAAATTTAGCCTTTTTATTTATAAGTATCCTTTGATCTTTTCCCCTTTGAAATATCTGTCATTGAATATAGCTGATATTCGAGACATTGCGGCGATGAAGATAGATGCGGTAGCCACTCGAGGGGCGAAGAGGGATTTTATTGACTTGTACTATATATGTAAATCTGGTTATGAATTAGCAACAATTTTAGATTTCTATAACAAAAAATATGGAAAATTAGCTTCTAATCTTATTCATATTCAAAAGAGTTTGGTGTTTTTTAATGAGGCTGAGTCTGAGGAAATACCAAGGATGTTGAAAGAAGTAAAGTGGAAAGAGGTAAAGAAATATTTTGAGAGTGAAGTAAAGAAATTATCTGGTAGTCTGGTATCTTCCAAACCAAGACACCAGACTACCAATAACTTTGCCTGA
- a CDS encoding permease-like cell division protein FtsX, which translates to MYIKYFAAETLSNFKRSEIWLVIAAITLVCFGFGLCLNLALNVQLSLEEIGRRTPIIVYFQENLSQKKIGPLKETILKMEGVKKVNHISSGEALKRLKENLDLPSSLESALFPDTLEVFVTKEGFSARITQFSQIALKISQLTGVKEVDYGAEVMAPLVKIDQISRLAIWGIMIVSALIVFLIVSGSIRSAVAARIKTMETIRLLGATNWFIGWPFILEGIFQAGLGSALGSISLWIVYQFGLKGLVLFPSLPFGFVFLSLNSVVFLILVSGSLGGLGGFIAIWNLLKEKGEESRGHLGISLCVLVSLGLICRVAYGENIKSYEKEMTDGQKKLESITREIEKEKDKLVKTKEKKKEIETELLRLNTDLNKGVSSSDKLGQEAKQIDTRLKKINYDIAAINQNLLKLKEMLSSSLLNVYKHRRISWVDALFGPPDLPSLLRRRSHFTRLAAQYASQQIKEFEDKKNKVYSKRADLKQSYQQVIKQKGEVEGTYWKKKQERLAKVKLLNQIAEEEKMRQDRIAQLNKASGRIGKLLVQLEEMKKKVEAKKSAQPTGSVKSLSWPVKERKILIGFGKQNHPEFKTSFINKGIDMAAAPGETIRPAAEGKVVYVGSFKGYEGVVMLDHGNNHYTVYGHLGEIGVREGEKVQLTTPLGKVGEGGQIAGQPCLHLELRVNGRAVDPGKYLQ; encoded by the coding sequence ATGTATATTAAATATTTCGCTGCTGAAACCCTCAGCAACTTTAAAAGAAGTGAAATCTGGCTGGTGATAGCGGCCATTACCTTGGTTTGTTTCGGATTTGGTTTATGCCTTAATTTAGCCCTGAATGTCCAATTATCCCTGGAAGAGATCGGCAGACGGACCCCTATTATTGTCTATTTTCAAGAAAATTTAAGCCAGAAAAAGATCGGTCCTCTCAAAGAGACTATCCTCAAAATGGAGGGGGTCAAAAAGGTAAATCATATCTCCTCCGGAGAAGCCCTTAAAAGACTTAAAGAGAATTTAGACCTCCCCTCGAGTCTGGAATCAGCTCTTTTCCCTGACACCCTGGAGGTATTTGTGACTAAAGAGGGATTCTCCGCCAGAATAACCCAGTTTTCACAAATAGCCCTCAAGATCAGCCAGTTAACCGGAGTAAAGGAAGTAGACTATGGAGCTGAGGTTATGGCCCCCCTGGTCAAGATTGACCAAATCAGTCGACTGGCTATTTGGGGGATAATGATCGTCTCTGCTTTAATTGTCTTTTTGATCGTCTCCGGTTCCATAAGATCGGCGGTGGCCGCCCGGATTAAGACCATGGAGACCATAAGGTTACTGGGGGCAACCAATTGGTTCATTGGCTGGCCCTTTATCCTGGAAGGGATATTCCAGGCAGGACTCGGCAGCGCCCTGGGTAGCATCAGCCTATGGATAGTTTACCAGTTTGGCCTCAAAGGGTTGGTTCTCTTCCCCTCTTTACCATTCGGATTTGTTTTCCTTTCTTTGAATTCAGTGGTATTCCTGATTCTGGTCAGCGGATCCCTTGGCGGCCTCGGAGGTTTTATCGCTATATGGAATCTTTTGAAGGAAAAAGGTGAAGAAAGTCGGGGCCATCTGGGGATTAGTCTTTGTGTCTTAGTGTCTTTAGGGTTGATCTGCCGAGTAGCTTACGGAGAAAATATAAAAAGTTACGAAAAAGAGATGACGGATGGACAGAAAAAACTGGAGAGTATAACCAGAGAGATCGAGAAAGAGAAGGATAAATTAGTTAAGACAAAAGAGAAGAAAAAGGAGATAGAGACTGAATTATTAAGACTCAATACCGACTTAAACAAGGGCGTATCTTCATCAGACAAATTAGGCCAAGAGGCGAAACAGATTGATACCAGACTTAAAAAGATTAATTACGATATTGCGGCTATTAATCAGAACCTCTTGAAATTGAAAGAAATGCTTTCTTCTTCCCTGCTTAACGTATATAAACATCGCCGAATAAGCTGGGTGGATGCCTTGTTTGGCCCGCCGGATTTACCTAGTTTACTCAGGCGGCGATCTCATTTCACCCGTCTGGCGGCCCAATATGCCTCTCAACAAATAAAAGAATTTGAAGACAAAAAGAACAAGGTATACTCAAAGAGAGCAGACCTTAAACAAAGCTATCAACAAGTGATAAAACAAAAGGGAGAGGTGGAGGGCACTTACTGGAAAAAGAAACAAGAGAGACTGGCCAAGGTTAAGTTATTAAACCAAATCGCTGAGGAAGAAAAGATGCGGCAAGATAGAATCGCCCAGCTTAACAAGGCTTCCGGCCGGATAGGGAAACTTCTTGTCCAGTTAGAAGAAATGAAGAAAAAGGTGGAGGCAAAGAAATCAGCCCAGCCAACCGGTTCAGTTAAAAGCTTGTCCTGGCCAGTGAAGGAGAGAAAGATCCTGATCGGCTTTGGCAAGCAGAATCACCCTGAATTCAAGACAAGCTTTATCAATAAGGGAATAGACATGGCGGCAGCTCCAGGTGAAACAATAAGGCCAGCCGCCGAAGGGAAGGTGGTCTATGTCGGATCCTTCAAGGGTTACGAAGGCGTGGTAATGCTTGATCATGGTAATAACCATTATACCGTATACGGCCACCTGGGGGAGATCGGGGTCAGGGAAGGTGAGAAAGTCCAATTAACTACCCCGCTGGGTAAGGTCGGAGAAGGCGGACAGATAGCCGGTCAGCCCTGCCTTCATCTGGAATTGAGGGTTAATGGTCGGGCGGTTGATCCAGGGAAATATCTTCAGTGA